The following are encoded in a window of Hemiscyllium ocellatum isolate sHemOce1 chromosome 35, sHemOce1.pat.X.cur, whole genome shotgun sequence genomic DNA:
- the LOC132832719 gene encoding zinc-binding protein A33-like, with translation MAVSKHILTLTEDLTCSICLSLFVEPVQLECEHNFCKSCIQACWENQGEVVSCPECRAVSQQKSYKKARVLANLCEKARQLELNPALQQEGGPRCLEHDEKLKLFCQDDRALICVICRDSPAHSGHSFLPVADVARECKDQLKSALDSMEAEKESKSELKEQQEREFVELEEFSTSLEKDISAQFARIHQYLEDKEKCLIEELMRQKEEDLQLIVENQSRTEMELFSLEENIFNLTEIIQQQDNIYFLKEVQRLGEMCEDKEEEGRNEDGGYPEMQISPRKNYTGFQGPLLFAVWKEMKQIISPFPVSLTLDPNTAHHSLILSEDLTGVRNSGRVLELPDNPERFDTTPCVLGLHGFNSGKHYWEVEVGDNTNWDVGVVREFANRKGCIITGPENGYWAVWLRNENEYGAANVSLCLSVKPRSIGVYLDYEGGLVTFYNADDMSVLYTFTDTFTEKLFPYFYPGLHDVSKNDALLKLCCF, from the exons TGCATCCAGGCGTGTTGGGAAAACCAGGGGGAGGTGGTGTCCTGCCCGGAATGTCGCGCGGTTTCCCAGCAGAAGAGTTATAAGAAGGCCAGGGTGTTGGCCAATCTCTGTGAGAAAGCCCGGCAGCTGGAGCTGAACCCGGCTCTGCAGCAGGAAGGGGGTCCCCGCTGTCTGGAACACGATGAGAAGCTGAAGCTGTTCTGTCAGGACGACCGGGCTCTGATCTGTGTCATTTGTCGAGATTCCCCCGCACACTCAGGTCACAGCTTCCTGCCTGTCGCTGATGTAGCGAGAGAGTGCAAG GACCAGCTGAAATCAGCCTTGGACTCCATGGAGGCAGAAAAGGAAAGTAAGAGTGAATTAAAGGAGCAGCAGGAGAGGGAGTTTGTAGAACTGGAG GAATTCTCGACATCCTTGGAGAAGGACATCTCTGCACAGTTTGCCAGAATCCATCAGTATCTTGAAGACAAAGAGAAATGTTTAATTGAAGAGCTCATGAGACAAAAGGAAGAAGACCTGCAGCTAATAGTGGAGAACCAGAGTAGAACTGAAATGGAGCTGTTTTCGCTTGAGGAGAATATTTTCAACCTGACTGAAATCATCCAGCAGCAAGACAATATCTATTTTCTAAAG gaagtgcaaagaTTGGGAGAAAT GTGtgaagacaaagaggaggaagGGAGAAATGAAGATGGAGGATATCCAGAAATGCAAATATCTCCAAGAAAGAATTACACGGGATTTCAAGGCCCATTACTCTTTGCTGTGTGGAAGGAAATGAAACAGATCATCTCTCCAT TTCCAGTTTCACTGACCCTGGATCCAAACACAGCACATCATAGCCTCATCCTGTCTGAGGACCTGACCGGCGTGAGAAACAGTGGCAGAGTATTAGAGCTTCCAGATAATCCGGAGAGATTTGACACGACTCCATGCGTCCTGGGATTGCATGGATTCAATTCAGGGAAACACtactgggaggtggaggtgggggacaATACTAACTGGGATGTGGGTGTAGTTCGAGAGTTTGCAAATCGGAAAGGATGTATAATAACAGGTCCTGAGAATGGTTACTGGGCTGTGTGGCTGAGAAATGAGAATGAATATGGAGCTGCCAATGTTTCATTATGTCTGAGTGTGAAACCCAGGAGCATTGGAGTTTACCTGGACTATGAGGGCGGACTGGTGACTTTTTACAATGCTGATGACATGTCCGTTCTCTACACCTTCACTGACACATTCACCGAGAAACTCTTCCCTTATTTTTATCCTGGGCTGCACGATGTGAGTAAAAATGATGCCCTTCTTAAACTGTGTTGTTTCTAA